A stretch of the Leptospiraceae bacterium genome encodes the following:
- the typA gene encoding translational GTPase TypA: MEIRNICIIAHVDHGKTTLLDGILKETGAITSKENRERMMDSNDLEQERGITILAKNTAVQYKGTRINIVDTPGHSDFGGEVERVLNMANCSLLLVDAFDGPMPQTRFVLNKALQLGHKPILVVNKVDRDGARPSKVVDMVFDLFHDLGATDEQMDFPIIFASAKLGWAVNHIEEAPGKNLEPLLDMVIKHVPLSTGDVKAPLQFQVTSLDYSEYVGRIAIGKIYQGTIRKGQDITLVTMKDAKQANYKISKLYGFEGLKRHEIDSAEAGDIIALAGITDLFIGDTVCDLNQPFPLPPISVDEPTVSMFFMVNNSPFVGKEGKLVTTRNIRERLDRELQVNVAMRLEETDDKDRFKILGRGELHLSILIENMRREGYELQVSKPEVIYRTAEDGSKLEPYETLVMDMPERFTGQIISELNRRKGEMTHMDAHESGITRIEYIIPTRGMIGFRGYFISETRGEGVSTSRFLNYGPFKGEIPGRKNGALISMDSGDTTAYSLWKIQERGALFVDPVVSVYPGMIIGEHQRENDLEVNPCKGKKLTNVRASGTDEAIRLVPPRKLTLEQSIEFLDDDELLEVTPASLRLRKKVLDGTLRKRVSK, translated from the coding sequence ATGGAAATAAGAAATATTTGTATCATCGCACACGTCGACCATGGTAAGACTACTTTACTAGATGGGATTTTAAAAGAGACAGGTGCTATCACATCAAAAGAAAATCGCGAACGTATGATGGACTCTAATGATTTAGAGCAAGAGCGTGGAATCACAATTTTAGCGAAAAATACAGCAGTTCAATACAAAGGCACAAGAATCAATATCGTAGACACTCCAGGTCACTCTGATTTCGGTGGTGAAGTAGAGCGCGTATTGAATATGGCAAATTGCTCCTTGCTTTTAGTAGATGCATTTGACGGACCGATGCCACAAACTCGTTTTGTTCTAAACAAAGCCCTCCAATTAGGTCATAAACCAATTTTAGTTGTGAACAAAGTTGACCGTGATGGTGCAAGACCAAGCAAAGTTGTAGATATGGTATTTGATTTATTCCATGATTTAGGTGCTACAGATGAACAAATGGATTTTCCAATTATATTTGCTTCTGCAAAGCTAGGTTGGGCTGTAAATCATATCGAAGAAGCTCCTGGAAAAAATCTAGAGCCACTCTTAGACATGGTTATAAAGCATGTTCCACTTTCTACTGGAGACGTAAAAGCTCCTCTTCAATTCCAAGTAACAAGTCTAGACTATAGCGAATACGTTGGTCGTATTGCGATTGGAAAGATTTACCAGGGAACGATTCGTAAGGGACAAGATATTACTCTTGTAACTATGAAAGACGCAAAACAAGCAAATTATAAAATTTCTAAACTCTATGGATTTGAAGGCTTAAAACGACATGAAATTGATTCTGCGGAAGCAGGAGATATAATTGCGTTAGCCGGTATAACAGATTTATTTATCGGGGATACTGTTTGTGATTTGAATCAACCATTTCCACTTCCTCCGATATCAGTCGATGAGCCAACTGTTTCTATGTTCTTTATGGTAAACAATTCTCCTTTCGTTGGAAAAGAGGGCAAACTCGTGACTACCCGCAATATCCGCGAACGTCTAGATAGAGAATTGCAGGTAAACGTTGCTATGCGCTTGGAAGAAACAGATGACAAAGACCGTTTTAAAATTTTAGGAAGAGGGGAATTACACCTTTCCATTTTAATTGAAAATATGCGCCGAGAAGGGTATGAATTACAAGTTTCTAAACCGGAAGTTATTTATAGAACCGCTGAAGACGGATCAAAGCTTGAGCCTTATGAAACATTAGTTATGGATATGCCGGAAAGATTTACCGGTCAAATTATTTCCGAACTCAATCGTCGTAAAGGCGAAATGACTCATATGGATGCGCACGAATCCGGAATCACTCGTATTGAATACATAATTCCTACTCGTGGAATGATTGGATTTAGAGGATATTTTATTTCTGAAACAAGAGGCGAAGGCGTATCTACCTCTCGCTTTTTAAATTATGGTCCTTTTAAAGGAGAAATTCCAGGTCGTAAGAATGGTGCCCTTATTTCTATGGACTCAGGGGATACTACTGCTTATTCGCTCTGGAAGATTCAAGAGCGCGGTGCACTTTTTGTTGATCCAGTCGTTTCTGTTTATCCGGGAATGATCATCGGAGAACATCAAAGAGAAAACGATCTAGAAGTAAATCCATGCAAAGGAAAGAAACTAACAAACGTTCGTGCAAGTGGAACCGATGAAGCAATTCGTTTAGTTCCTCCGCGCAAATTAACTCTTGAGCAATCCATCGAATTCTTAGATGACGATGAGCTACTCGAAGTTACCCCCGCATCTCTAAGACTTCGCAAAAAAGTCCTAGACGGAACTTTAAGAAAGAGAGTTAGTAAGTAA
- the rplU gene encoding 50S ribosomal protein L21: MYAVISLSNQQYKVQKDQIFLAQKSDKPVGSEFDAQILLTAQENKVNIGSPTVSGAKVTLKVLEDVRGEKIDGFKYKRRKNYHRQWGHRQDLQKFQVTNLSF, from the coding sequence ATGTACGCAGTTATTTCACTCAGTAACCAACAATACAAAGTTCAAAAAGACCAGATTTTTTTAGCTCAAAAATCTGACAAACCTGTGGGATCAGAATTTGACGCTCAAATCCTACTCACAGCTCAAGAAAATAAAGTTAACATAGGCTCGCCAACTGTTAGCGGAGCAAAAGTAACTCTCAAGGTTTTAGAAGACGTTCGTGGCGAAAAAATCGACGGATTCAAATACAAGAGAAGAAAGAACTACCACAGACAGTGGGGTCACAGACAGGATTTACAAAAGTTTCAGGTTACCAATCTTAGCTTTTGA
- a CDS encoding ribosomal-processing cysteine protease Prp, protein MILEVKKDKKGNYIGLISEGHAPDSFGKKGSNILCAAVSTLVQTLYLHLKIMSNVSHETIRKGFLELEVSKTSKDTNLAFKVIMTGIHNLLKQYPEEIQLVESNT, encoded by the coding sequence ATTATCCTAGAAGTTAAAAAAGACAAAAAGGGAAATTATATAGGACTAATCAGTGAGGGGCACGCTCCAGACTCGTTTGGCAAAAAAGGAAGCAATATCCTTTGTGCGGCAGTCTCCACCTTAGTTCAAACATTATACTTACACTTGAAGATTATGTCTAACGTTTCTCATGAAACAATCCGAAAAGGATTTCTCGAATTAGAAGTTTCTAAAACGAGTAAAGATACGAATCTAGCATTTAAAGTGATAATGACAGGAATACACAATTTATTGAAGCAGTACCCTGAAGAAATTCAGTTAGTAGAAAGTAATACTTAG
- the rpmA gene encoding 50S ribosomal protein L27 — MAHKKGGGSSKNGRDSHAQRLGLKKSGGQWVKAGNILMRQRGTTFRAGVNVGVGRDHTLFALVDGIVTFGYFDKKRKKISIVPKAAATVAA; from the coding sequence ATGGCACATAAAAAAGGTGGCGGTTCATCTAAAAACGGAAGAGATTCACACGCACAACGACTTGGATTGAAAAAATCTGGTGGTCAGTGGGTAAAAGCTGGTAATATCCTTATGAGACAAAGAGGAACCACTTTTAGAGCAGGCGTAAATGTAGGTGTTGGTCGTGACCATACCCTATTTGCACTTGTAGATGGAATTGTAACATTTGGATACTTTGACAAGAAAAGAAAGAAGATTTCCATTGTTCCAAAAGCAGCAGCAACAGTAGCGGCTTAG